The Streptomyces sp. SS1-1 genome has a segment encoding these proteins:
- a CDS encoding ROK family transcriptional regulator gives MAGRNGRTVRDLRRGNRTAVLQRLYFDGPLSRFELGPATGLSSGSISNVVAELIGDGLVEEAGSVDSDGGRPRILLRVAPGSGHMIGVDVGETRVRVGLFDLTLTELARAERPLEQQRYEVDGIVRHVRDGVTEVLEGAGIGPGRLLGVGIGVPGIVERTPALGAVVHGQTIGWDAVPLERLLRDGSELPDSVPYFIDNGARTLGQAEMWFGAGRGAGNALVVLFGSGVGACLVTPEVEHGRAVEWGHLTVRVRGRRCRCGALGCLEAYAGAESLLARWIEAGGSAPPGADEETALSAMLSGAYPADGGPADPVALAVLDETAEYVGAGLSDLINLFQPERILIGGWAGLQLGTRFLPAVRRHAASYSLRHPAEKVGIELGRLGPDAVTVGAAILPLADFFAHGGRRPGPVPESGGSPARSVPR, from the coding sequence ATGGCGGGGCGGAACGGGCGAACGGTACGGGACCTCAGACGGGGCAACCGTACGGCCGTACTCCAGCGCCTCTACTTCGACGGCCCCCTCAGCCGCTTCGAACTCGGCCCGGCGACCGGCCTCAGCTCCGGTTCGATCAGCAACGTCGTCGCGGAGCTGATCGGCGACGGCCTGGTCGAGGAGGCCGGCAGCGTCGACTCCGACGGCGGCCGGCCCCGCATCCTGCTGCGGGTCGCCCCCGGCAGCGGCCACATGATCGGCGTCGACGTCGGCGAGACCCGGGTGCGGGTCGGCCTCTTCGACCTCACCCTCACCGAACTCGCCCGCGCCGAACGCCCGCTGGAGCAGCAGCGCTACGAGGTCGACGGCATCGTCCGCCATGTGCGGGACGGCGTCACCGAGGTCCTCGAAGGCGCCGGGATCGGCCCCGGACGGCTCCTCGGCGTCGGCATAGGAGTCCCCGGCATCGTCGAACGCACCCCGGCCCTCGGTGCCGTGGTGCACGGCCAGACCATCGGCTGGGACGCCGTCCCGCTGGAGCGGCTGCTGCGCGACGGCTCGGAACTCCCCGACAGCGTCCCCTACTTCATCGACAACGGCGCCCGGACGCTCGGCCAGGCCGAGATGTGGTTCGGCGCCGGCCGCGGCGCCGGGAACGCGCTGGTCGTCCTCTTCGGCTCCGGCGTCGGCGCCTGCCTGGTCACCCCGGAGGTGGAGCACGGGCGGGCCGTCGAGTGGGGCCATCTGACGGTTCGGGTGCGCGGCCGGCGCTGCCGCTGCGGCGCCCTGGGCTGCCTGGAGGCGTACGCGGGCGCCGAGTCGCTGCTCGCCCGCTGGATCGAGGCCGGCGGCAGCGCCCCGCCGGGAGCCGACGAGGAGACCGCGCTGTCCGCGATGCTGTCCGGCGCCTACCCGGCCGACGGCGGCCCGGCCGACCCGGTGGCGCTCGCCGTGCTGGACGAGACCGCCGAGTACGTCGGCGCGGGCCTGTCCGACCTGATCAACCTCTTCCAGCCGGAACGCATCCTGATCGGCGGCTGGGCCGGCCTCCAGCTCGGCACCCGCTTCCTGCCCGCCGTCCGCCGTCACGCCGCCTCCTACTCGCTGCGGCACCCGGCGGAGAAGGTCGGCATCGAACTGGGCCGGCTCGGCCCGGACGCGGTGACCGTCGGCGCCGCGATCCTGCCGCTCGCCGACTTCTTCGCGCACGGCGGGCGCCGCCCCGGCCCCGTGCCGGAGTCCGGCGGCAGCCCGGCCCGGTCCGTGCCGCGCTGA
- a CDS encoding SDR family oxidoreductase yields MSSGPERRIVVTGATGNVGTSVVRLLAEDPEVGSIVGLARRKPDVGPAKTEWTAADLASRNTDLARVFAGADAVVHLAWAFQPTHDPATTWRTNVLGSLRVYEAVAEAKVPALIHASSVGAYSPGPKDHPVDESWPTHGWPDAAYCREKAYLERNLDIFEREHPEVRVVRMRPAFLFKRASASEQRRIFGGRYLPGPLLRPDVLPFLPDVPGLRVQALHTDDAAHAYRLAVKSDVRGAFNLAADPPVDAELLAGMLGARTVRLPRTAARSAIAAAWGLRLLPASPHLFDAVLRVPLMDCSRARSELGWEPSRTAPEVLEEFLGGLREGAGADTANLRGRKVG; encoded by the coding sequence GTGAGCAGCGGACCGGAACGCAGGATCGTGGTCACCGGAGCCACCGGCAACGTCGGCACGAGCGTGGTGCGGCTCCTCGCGGAGGACCCGGAGGTCGGGTCAATCGTGGGCCTCGCCCGCCGGAAACCCGACGTGGGGCCGGCGAAGACCGAGTGGACGGCGGCCGACCTGGCGTCGCGGAACACGGACCTCGCGCGGGTCTTCGCCGGTGCCGACGCCGTCGTCCATCTGGCCTGGGCCTTCCAGCCGACGCACGACCCGGCGACGACCTGGCGCACCAACGTGCTGGGCAGCCTGCGGGTGTACGAGGCGGTGGCGGAGGCCAAGGTGCCCGCGCTGATCCACGCCTCGTCGGTCGGCGCGTACTCGCCGGGCCCGAAGGACCATCCCGTCGACGAGTCGTGGCCGACGCACGGCTGGCCGGACGCCGCGTACTGCCGGGAGAAGGCGTACCTGGAGCGGAACCTCGACATCTTCGAGCGGGAGCACCCCGAGGTCCGGGTGGTGCGGATGCGGCCGGCGTTCCTGTTCAAGCGCGCGTCCGCGAGCGAGCAGCGGCGGATCTTCGGCGGCCGCTATCTGCCGGGCCCCCTGCTGCGGCCCGACGTGCTGCCGTTCCTGCCCGATGTCCCCGGGCTGCGGGTCCAGGCCCTGCACACCGACGACGCGGCGCACGCCTACCGGCTCGCCGTGAAGTCCGACGTGCGCGGCGCGTTCAACCTGGCGGCCGACCCGCCGGTCGACGCGGAGCTGCTGGCCGGGATGCTCGGTGCCCGTACGGTCCGCCTCCCCCGTACGGCGGCCCGCTCGGCGATCGCCGCCGCGTGGGGGCTGCGGCTGCTGCCGGCGTCCCCGCACCTGTTCGACGCGGTGCTGAGGGTGCCGCTGATGGACTGTTCCCGGGCCCGCTCGGAACTGGGCTGGGAGCCGTCCCGCACGGCGCCCGAGGTGCTCGAGGAGTTCCTGGGGGGCCTGCGGGAGGGAGCGGGCGCGGACACGGCCAACCTCCGGGGCCGGAAGGTCGGCTGA
- a CDS encoding SDR family NAD(P)-dependent oxidoreductase encodes MSTAQHKIGSGFGATSTADEVLAGIDLTGKLAIVTGGYSGIGLETTRALTRAGAHVVVPARRRSTAEEALAGMDGVEVDELDLADQDSVRGFAERFLAGGRTIDIMIDSAGIMACPETRVGPGWEAQFATNHLGHFALVNRLWPAIEPGGARVVSVSSRAHHYSGVRWDDVQWRRGYDKWQAYGQAKTANALFAVHLDLLGADRGVRAFSLHPGGILTPLQRHLPREEMIANGWIDEDGNEIPQPGFKTPEQGAATQVWAATSPRLAGLGGLYLEDCEVAEPAPADGERVGVKDWATDPEQAARLWALSAELTGVDAFAG; translated from the coding sequence ATGAGCACTGCACAGCACAAGATCGGCTCCGGCTTCGGAGCGACCAGCACCGCGGACGAGGTCCTCGCGGGCATCGATCTCACCGGGAAGCTCGCGATCGTCACGGGCGGCTACTCCGGGATCGGCCTGGAGACCACCCGGGCCCTGACCCGCGCGGGCGCCCACGTCGTCGTCCCCGCCCGCCGCCGGTCCACCGCCGAGGAGGCGCTGGCCGGGATGGACGGCGTCGAGGTGGACGAACTCGACCTGGCGGACCAGGACAGCGTCCGCGGCTTCGCCGAACGGTTCCTGGCAGGCGGCCGGACGATCGACATCATGATCGACAGCGCCGGCATCATGGCCTGCCCGGAGACCCGGGTCGGACCCGGCTGGGAGGCCCAGTTCGCCACCAACCACCTCGGGCACTTCGCCCTGGTCAACCGGCTGTGGCCGGCGATCGAGCCGGGCGGCGCCCGCGTGGTGTCGGTGTCCTCGCGCGCCCACCACTACTCCGGCGTCCGCTGGGACGACGTCCAGTGGCGCCGGGGCTACGACAAGTGGCAGGCCTATGGGCAGGCGAAGACCGCGAACGCCCTGTTCGCCGTCCACCTCGACCTGCTCGGGGCCGACCGCGGGGTCCGGGCCTTCTCGCTCCACCCCGGCGGCATCCTCACGCCCCTCCAGCGGCATCTCCCCCGCGAGGAGATGATCGCCAACGGCTGGATCGACGAGGACGGCAACGAGATCCCCCAGCCCGGCTTCAAGACGCCCGAGCAGGGCGCCGCGACCCAGGTGTGGGCGGCGACCTCGCCCCGGCTGGCGGGCCTGGGCGGCCTCTACCTGGAGGACTGCGAGGTCGCCGAGCCGGCCCCCGCCGACGGCGAGCGCGTCGGGGTGAAGGACTGGGCGACCGACCCCGAGCAGGCGGCCCGGCTGTGGGCCCTGTCGGCGGAGCTGACCGGCGTGGACGCCTTCGCCGGCTGA
- a CDS encoding PHP domain-containing protein: MDPVEALNRIAFLLERSLEPTYRVRAFRTAARVLSGLPPDEVRARAEAGTLEKLKGVGPKTAGVVREALAGQVPGYLTDLENRPAAGPPEGGRELWEALRGDCHLHSDWSDGGSPIEEMGRTAAELGHEWAVLTDHSPRLTVARGLSAGRLREQLDVVAGLNARWAPFRLLTGIECDILDDGSLDQEPELLERLDVVVVSVHSKLRMDARSMTRRMIAAVRNPHADVLGHCTGRLITGRGRPESEFDADAVFAACAESGTAVEINSRPERLDPPRRLLRRAVAAGTLFSIDTDAHAPGQLDWQRYGCARAEECGVPAERVVTTWTADELLAWTRDKQHSRA; the protein is encoded by the coding sequence ATGGATCCCGTCGAGGCCCTGAACCGGATCGCCTTCCTGCTCGAGCGGTCCCTGGAGCCGACGTACCGCGTCCGGGCGTTCCGTACGGCCGCCCGGGTGCTGTCCGGGCTGCCCCCGGACGAGGTCCGCGCGCGGGCGGAGGCCGGGACGCTGGAGAAGCTGAAGGGCGTCGGCCCGAAGACGGCCGGCGTGGTGCGCGAGGCCCTCGCCGGACAGGTGCCCGGCTATCTCACCGACCTGGAGAACCGGCCGGCCGCGGGGCCGCCCGAGGGAGGCCGGGAGCTGTGGGAGGCGCTGCGCGGCGACTGCCATCTGCACTCCGACTGGTCCGACGGGGGCAGTCCGATCGAGGAGATGGGGCGCACGGCGGCGGAGCTGGGGCACGAGTGGGCGGTGCTCACCGACCACTCGCCCCGGCTGACCGTCGCCCGTGGGCTGTCGGCCGGTCGGCTGCGCGAGCAGCTGGACGTGGTGGCGGGGCTGAACGCCCGCTGGGCGCCGTTCCGGCTACTCACCGGCATCGAGTGCGACATCCTCGACGACGGCTCGCTGGACCAGGAGCCCGAGCTGCTGGAGCGTCTGGACGTGGTCGTGGTGTCGGTGCACTCCAAGCTGCGCATGGACGCCCGCTCGATGACGCGCCGCATGATCGCGGCCGTGCGCAACCCGCACGCGGACGTCCTCGGGCACTGCACCGGCCGTCTGATCACCGGGCGGGGCCGTCCGGAGTCGGAGTTCGACGCGGACGCGGTGTTCGCCGCCTGCGCCGAGTCCGGGACGGCCGTCGAGATCAACAGCCGGCCGGAACGGCTGGACCCGCCCCGCCGCCTGCTGCGCCGGGCGGTGGCCGCCGGCACGCTGTTCTCGATCGACACCGACGCGCACGCCCCGGGCCAGCTGGACTGGCAGCGGTACGGCTGTGCGCGGGCCGAGGAGTGCGGGGTGCCCGCCGAGCGGGTCGTCACCACCTGGACGGCCGACGAGCTGCTGGCGTGGACCCGCGACAAGCAGCACTCCCGGGCGTGA
- a CDS encoding ricin-type beta-trefoil lectin domain protein → MASPRLIRSALLAALSAVLVAAAAIAPAQAEPPRAAAAAVVFSDTFDGPAGAAVDGSKWQIETGDNVNNHERQFYTSGNKNAALDGQGHLVITARRENPANYQCWYGTCQYTSARLNTSGKFTAQYGHVEARMKVPRGQGMWPAFWMLGTPVNWPDSGEIDVMENVGFEPSTVHGTLHGPGYSGSGGIGAGYTLPNGQAFADAFHTFAVDWAPDSITWSVDGNVYQRRTPADLGGRQWVFNRPYFLILNLAVGGYWPGDPDGSTAFPQQLVVDHVSVTTGDSPTGGTTVRGIAGKCMDVAGANTANGTPVQLYDCNGTAAQQWTAGSDGSLRALGKCLDATGNGTADGTPLQLWDCTGGANQKWTVSAARDLVNPRADKCVDATGNSSANGTRLQLWTCTGGANQKWTVG, encoded by the coding sequence ATGGCCTCCCCACGGCTGATCCGCTCTGCCCTGCTCGCCGCCCTCTCGGCGGTCCTGGTCGCGGCCGCCGCGATCGCGCCCGCCCAGGCGGAACCACCGCGTGCCGCGGCCGCCGCGGTCGTCTTCTCCGACACCTTCGACGGCCCCGCGGGCGCCGCCGTCGACGGGTCGAAGTGGCAGATCGAGACCGGCGACAACGTCAACAACCACGAACGGCAGTTCTACACGTCCGGCAACAAGAACGCGGCCCTGGACGGCCAGGGCCATCTGGTCATCACGGCCCGGCGTGAGAACCCGGCCAACTACCAGTGCTGGTACGGCACCTGTCAGTACACCTCGGCCCGGCTGAACACCTCCGGCAAGTTCACCGCCCAGTACGGGCACGTGGAGGCGCGGATGAAGGTGCCGCGCGGCCAGGGCATGTGGCCCGCGTTCTGGATGCTGGGCACCCCGGTCAACTGGCCCGACTCGGGCGAGATCGACGTCATGGAGAACGTCGGTTTCGAGCCGTCCACCGTGCACGGCACGCTCCACGGCCCCGGCTACTCCGGGTCGGGCGGCATCGGCGCCGGCTACACCCTGCCGAACGGGCAGGCGTTCGCGGACGCCTTCCACACCTTCGCCGTCGACTGGGCGCCGGACTCGATCACCTGGTCCGTGGACGGCAACGTCTACCAGCGGCGCACCCCGGCCGACCTCGGCGGCAGGCAGTGGGTGTTCAACCGGCCGTACTTCCTCATCCTGAACCTCGCGGTCGGCGGCTACTGGCCCGGTGACCCCGACGGCTCCACCGCCTTCCCGCAGCAACTGGTCGTCGACCACGTCTCGGTGACCACCGGGGACTCCCCGACCGGCGGCACCACCGTGCGCGGCATCGCCGGCAAGTGCATGGACGTGGCGGGCGCGAACACCGCCAACGGCACCCCCGTCCAGCTCTACGACTGCAACGGCACCGCCGCCCAGCAATGGACGGCCGGCTCGGACGGCTCGCTGCGCGCGCTCGGCAAGTGCCTGGACGCCACCGGCAACGGCACCGCCGACGGCACACCGCTGCAACTGTGGGACTGCACGGGAGGCGCCAACCAGAAGTGGACCGTCTCCGCGGCGCGCGACCTCGTCAACCCGCGGGCCGACAAGTGCGTGGACGCCACCGGGAACAGCTCGGCCAACGGCACGCGGCTGCAGCTGTGGACCTGCACGGGCGGGGCCAACCAGAAGTGGACGGTCGGCTGA
- a CDS encoding VanZ family protein has protein sequence MAAGISRSRVASRLGAPRTKSAAGPGPESKGVDRDGSASGGGPLRLLARCVAMVCAFAFMVAFAVVLAKLTLQPSPASESLIHTNLHPGRSLRAYLDQPELRDAVRQIGGNLLLGVPFGVLVPIVAPRTRGVLRVLLLTATVMLLVEFAQGALVTGRAFDVDDVILNTSGALIGYLLLGRRLSRAVHARRVRS, from the coding sequence ATGGCCGCTGGGATCTCGCGATCGCGTGTCGCGTCGCGCCTCGGCGCACCCAGGACGAAGAGCGCCGCCGGCCCCGGACCGGAGTCCAAGGGCGTGGACCGGGACGGCTCCGCGTCCGGGGGCGGCCCGCTGCGCCTCCTCGCCCGCTGCGTGGCGATGGTGTGCGCCTTCGCGTTCATGGTCGCCTTCGCGGTGGTCCTGGCCAAGCTCACCCTCCAGCCCTCCCCCGCGTCGGAGAGCCTGATCCACACCAACCTGCACCCCGGCCGCTCGCTGCGCGCCTATCTGGACCAGCCCGAACTGCGCGACGCCGTACGGCAGATCGGCGGCAACCTGCTGCTGGGCGTGCCGTTCGGCGTCCTGGTCCCCATCGTGGCCCCGCGGACCCGGGGGGTGCTGCGGGTGCTGCTGCTGACGGCGACGGTGATGCTGCTGGTGGAGTTCGCGCAGGGCGCCCTGGTGACGGGCCGCGCCTTCGACGTGGACGACGTCATCCTCAACACGTCGGGCGCGCTCATCGGTTACCTCCTGCTGGGCCGGCGGCTGAGCCGCGCGGTGCACGCCCGGCGGGTCCGGAGCTGA
- a CDS encoding DUF4230 domain-containing protein — MTTPIKRIDRRMPRWAKAVTAVILVLGVFFAGIRLSVLPGLKDLLGTETQDRSGPALLRSIQDMSRYDAASGNFQIVVDLEKDAKFLPDAIRGTRTLYVGAGTVDAYVDLGKVGDDDVTVNEDRTSATLRLPHAVLGTPALDPDRSYAVSKQRGLLDRLGDLFSDNPNSEQAVQKLAVRHIGDAAKKSGLTARAEKNTTDMLQGLLHSLGFEEVKVTYGT, encoded by the coding sequence ATGACGACTCCCATCAAGCGCATCGACCGGCGCATGCCCCGCTGGGCCAAGGCGGTCACGGCCGTCATCCTGGTGCTGGGCGTGTTCTTCGCCGGGATCCGGCTGAGCGTGCTCCCGGGGCTCAAGGACCTGCTCGGCACCGAGACCCAGGACCGGTCGGGCCCCGCGCTGCTCCGGTCCATCCAGGACATGAGCCGCTACGACGCCGCCTCCGGCAACTTCCAGATCGTCGTGGACCTGGAGAAGGACGCCAAGTTCCTGCCCGACGCGATCCGCGGCACCCGCACCCTGTACGTCGGCGCGGGCACCGTGGACGCCTATGTGGACCTCGGCAAGGTCGGCGACGACGACGTCACGGTGAACGAGGACCGTACGTCCGCCACGCTGCGCCTGCCGCACGCCGTGCTCGGCACCCCGGCCCTCGACCCCGACCGCTCCTACGCGGTCTCCAAGCAGCGGGGGCTGCTCGACCGCCTCGGCGACCTGTTCTCCGACAACCCGAACAGCGAACAGGCCGTGCAGAAGCTGGCGGTACGGCACATCGGGGACGCGGCGAAGAAGAGCGGGCTGACCGCGCGGGCCGAGAAGAACACCACCGACATGCTCCAGGGGCTGCTGCACTCCCTGGGCTTCGAGGAGGTGAAGGTGACGTACGGGACATGA
- a CDS encoding ribose-phosphate diphosphokinase: MREIAVFSGSAHPELAAEVCAQLGVPLSPTRVSRFANDCLEVQLQANCRERDVFLIQPLVRPVQEHLVELLLMCDAARGASARRITVVMPHYSYARSDKKDAPRISLGGRLVADLMVAAGASRVLAMTLHAPQVHGFFSVPVDHLHALRELAAHFRQYDLSRTTVVSPDLGNAKEAAAFARMIGAQVAAGAKQRFADDRVSISSVIGEVSGRDVIVLDDEIAKGSTVLELLDRLREMNPRSIRVACTHGLFAAGALKRIGEQPDVLEIVCTNTVPVPEEERTDKLRILSIAPALAEAVRRIHNGESVSALFDAPED; this comes from the coding sequence GTGCGAGAGATAGCCGTGTTCAGCGGCAGTGCCCATCCCGAGCTGGCGGCGGAGGTCTGCGCCCAGCTCGGGGTGCCCCTCAGCCCCACCCGGGTCAGCCGGTTCGCCAACGACTGCCTGGAGGTGCAGCTCCAGGCCAACTGCCGGGAACGGGACGTCTTCCTGATCCAGCCCCTGGTGCGGCCCGTCCAGGAGCACCTGGTCGAGCTGCTGCTGATGTGCGACGCCGCGCGCGGCGCGTCCGCGCGCCGGATCACCGTGGTGATGCCGCACTACTCCTACGCGCGGTCCGACAAGAAGGACGCACCCCGCATCTCCCTCGGCGGGCGGCTTGTCGCCGACCTGATGGTGGCGGCCGGCGCGAGCCGCGTCCTCGCCATGACGCTGCACGCCCCCCAGGTGCACGGCTTCTTCTCGGTGCCCGTCGACCATCTGCACGCGCTGCGGGAACTCGCCGCGCACTTCCGGCAGTACGACCTGAGCCGGACCACCGTCGTCTCGCCGGACCTCGGCAACGCCAAGGAGGCGGCGGCGTTCGCCCGGATGATCGGCGCCCAGGTGGCCGCGGGCGCCAAGCAGCGGTTCGCGGACGACCGGGTCAGCATCTCCTCCGTGATCGGCGAGGTGAGCGGCCGGGACGTCATCGTCCTCGACGACGAGATCGCCAAGGGCAGCACGGTTCTCGAACTGCTCGACCGGCTGCGGGAGATGAACCCGCGGTCGATCCGGGTGGCCTGTACGCACGGCCTGTTCGCGGCCGGTGCCCTCAAGCGGATCGGCGAGCAGCCGGACGTCCTGGAGATCGTCTGCACCAACACCGTGCCGGTGCCCGAGGAGGAGCGCACGGACAAGCTGCGGATCCTGTCGATCGCGCCCGCGCTCGCGGAGGCCGTACGCCGCATCCACAACGGGGAGTCCGTGAGCGCCCTGTTCGACGCGCCCGAGGACTGA